CTAAAATTGGAATTCTTCAATTTGATACTCATTTAGATTTACGTGATTTATTGGATCATGGACCGACGAACGGAACACCCATCCGAAATTTAATTCAATCGGGTATTGTCGCAGGTGACCATGTTTATAATATTGGAGTTCATGGCTATTTTAACGCTCCTTCCCTTATTCAATATGCGAAGAATCAGGGGGTTCATTATATAACACTCAGAGAAGCTAGAAAATGTGGAATTCAAAGAACAGTAGAAAGGGCATTGAACGAGTTATATGACAAGGTGGATTTTATTTATTTGACCGTGGATATGGATGTACTTGATATAGGTGTTGCCCAGGGTGCTCCTGCTTCTACTCCTGGAGGCATGGGGACGCATGAATTATTTGAAGCTGTATATATTGCTGGTCAGTGTCCAAAGGTAAGGGCAATGGATATTGTTTGTTTAGATCCACTACGGGACGCCAATTCACAGGCGACCGTTAAAGCTGGAACGCATGTGTTTTTATCCTGTTTATCTGGAATATTTCAAAGGAAGACTAATGGGAACGATCCTACAAAAAACTCCACTGAGTAATTAGCCATTCTCGTTAGGAATAGCCAACAGCTACAAAACTATTTATAAGCAGTGCGATTTGTATTCCAAATCCCATTGCTTTTTTATTTGTATATCGAGGTTTTTAGCGCTTTGTTTATGAAACTAGACTGTTTCTTTAGCTTGAGCTGCATTCCCTAATTTTCTAATCTGTTATTTAAATTTTCCGTGGCCTTTTAGTCCTACAATTATGCGAACAAGTAAAAATCCACACACCGCTCCGAGACCTCCGCCAATGATAGCCCCGATTTGTCCAACTGCTTCGTATCCACGTAATCCATTGAATACAAAGTTTTCGTAATCGTTACCACCTAAATTCATCCCTATAAACAATCCGATGATAATACCGGCAATAAAGAATAGTGAAAATATAATGGTTAACATTGCTCGCCATGTTCGATTAACTTTTCTTTTTAAGGAAGAATAAAGAAAATAAATAATAAGTACAGGGAGTAACAAGGGTATTAAGAATTCCATCCAACTTCCCCCCGAAAAAACGTTTATATCTCAATAATTCGACCAAAGTATTGTTATTCCCTATTAGTTTTAAAATTTTCTTAATCATCTCTATAAGCCGAATCTGTCATTTAACAAGTGTCTATTGCTTGTATTTCATTTATATAACAATTCGATAAAATACGACAAATATCTGTCGATTTTTGCTAAAATAAAATTTGTTATTTTAAAATAGTAAGGTGTGTTATCTCGTGCGAAAAATATTCATAACTTTGCTTATCGTATTGAGTTTTTGTACAGCTCAAGCTCCAGTGCTTGCCCAGCATCAGGATGATCTACAGCTGAAAAGTGAAGCAGCTGTATTGATGGATTCCCAAACTGGCGCCATATTATATGGAAAAAACGCGACCGAAAAAATGTATCCCGCTAGTCTTACAAAAATAGCAACCGCTATTTATGCAATCGAAAAAGGTAATTTAAACGATATCGTCACAGTAAGTGAAAATGCCTATAATACAGAAGGAACGAAGGTTTATTTAGAGATCGGGGAAAAGGTGCCCCTGCATCATTTACTTCAAGGCCTGTTAATTAATTCAGGAAATGATGCTGCCGTCGCGATTGCTGAACATTTAGATGGCAATGTTGAAAATTTTTCCGTTAACCTTAATGAATATTTAAAGGATAAAATTGGTGTTAAAGATACTCATTTTGTCAATCCACATGGTTTATACGATGAAAATCATTATACTACTGCTGCAGATTTAGCAAAAATCACAAGCTATGCAATGAAAAACAAAGACTTTAAAGAAATATTTGGCACAAAAGAATTAACATGGGATGGACTTACTTGGGATACCACATTAATTACCCACCATCAAATGCTAAAAGGAGAAATCCCATATCCAGGTGTTACCGGCGGGAAAACTGGTTTTGTGAACGAATCCAAACAAACACTGGCTACCACTGTTGATAATGGGCAATTGCAGTTCACTGCAATTGTATTAAAAACGGATTATAAACGTGATATTTATAATGATACAAAACAATTATTTGATTATGGTTTTCAACATTTTAAACGGTCGCAATTAGCAGAATCAGATACATTTAAAATTCAAGATAAAGTGTTTAAACCAAGGGGATTAGTACTAATAACCGAACCTATCGAAGGGGTTAAATACGAGGTTTCAAATAAAGGCATGCTGCGTGTTCAAACACCAGAAAATGAAACCATTCAAGAAATTCAATTAGTCCCAAATCAAAAACAACTTAAAAAGCAAAAGGTCATCCCTTCATCAGAAAATAACGCCCCGTTTAAAAGCATGAATGTGTTTTTTGGGACGATTGCTGTGTTGGCGACTGGAGCGGCATTTAGTGTAAGAAAAAAGTAAAATAAAAAACGTGCTACCTGTTGGAACAGTCAAATCCTTTAGTTAAAGAACCCAATACTAAATATAAAAAGCAGTGCGATTCCTTATGAAGAAACGCACTGCTTTTTTGGTCGTTTATGAGTAGGAGAGCACAAAGGATAAGCAACTATGTTCTTACTTTATAATCGTGGTTAGGATTAGCATGAAAAACGAAATAATTATTATGGTAATGACAAATAACCATGCTAATTCTACTTTTCCTGATTCTAAAGCAACATAAACAGCGATCGGTATGGTTTGTGTTTTGCCAGGGAGATTTCCGGCAAACATAAACGTCGCGCCAAATTCCCCAAGTGCTCTCGCAAAGGCAAGGATAAAACCAGACACGATAGATTTTATTGAGAGTGGAAGCGTAATCGCTAACAAAACCTTTATGTTGTTTGCACCATCAATTCTTGCTGCTTCTTCAATATCGCGATCAACCGACTGAATACCAGTCTTAGCAGATTGATACATTAAGGGGAAGGAAACCACAATGGCTGCAATCAATGCTGCCCACCATGTAAACATAATGGATTGTCCAAATAATGCTTCAAAAAATTGTCCAACTGGACTTTGTACTCCGAATACCATAATTAAAATAAAGCCAACTACGGTTGGTGGTAGGACAAGCGGAAGAAGCATGATCGTTTCTAAAACGATTTTCCCACGGAAATTTTTTTGAGTCATGAATATCGCCGCCGCAATCCCAATGATAAGGACAATTAACACAGCGACAGAAGAAATTTGAAGTGATAGTTTTACTGGTGTCCAATAATTTTGATTCAACTTTATCATTCCAATACACAAATTCGATATTTTAATAAAACATAGTACGAATTATATCGAATAACGAGCGAAAGGAACAGTATTTCATTGAGAAAAAAAGCAGTATTAAGGGAAATTGAAAAAGACTAAAGCCATTTTTTGAGATCGTTAGGTCCAGATTAGTCTGAGTGGATCAAAGCTAGATTATTGAACGGCCATTGATTTTACCCACTCTGTTGATTGGAGTGGAAGGCGCGAAGACTCCTGCGGGAGCAGCGGGACAGGTGAGACCCCGCAGGCGCGAAGCGGCGAGGAGGCTCACCGCCCGCCCCTAAGGTCCGCGAAGCGCCTGGAACGGAGATCAACAGCCCACATTAATGGGAAAAATAAATAAACTGCAGGCAAACCCAATTTATATTGAGTTTGTCTACAGCCTAAGACTAAAGTAGCTTTTAGTCTTTCCTACAAGTAAAGAAAGTATATAAGTTTGATGGGTGCCTAGCTCCAGGCGCCATCGGCTCGAGGTCACAAGCCAATCCGTCCAAAAGGTTAAAGTACAACCTTTCGGCCGGCTCGTCTTGTGCTTGTCGCCGATAAACAGGCGCCTTGCGCTTTTCTAGTAGTTATTGAATTCTTTTTTCGACTTGCTGACAGATTTCATCTGCCGTTAATCCATTCGCTTCGATAACGGAAGCGCTAGTTGTCGTGCCGCTCATACCCATCACATTAGAATCCAATCCAGTAATGACACAGCAATCACAGCCCTGTGCGTCCTGCTCCTGCTTCAATTCAACAATATCATACCCTTTTTCACGAAGGGCTTGTTGAACATCAGTTAAAGATTGCTCTACACCAATTTTAGCCAAATCAAACACCTCCTCACAAAATCTAAGTTTTCCAAACCTAAGCAAAAATATTCTCGTTCATTTTGGAGAAAATAATCTCTAGATTGTTAGTAGAGGGGAGGTGTAGGGGTGAGTAAACGAAAAAAAGACCCTTCAACAATAGGACTTAGTTCGCCGCAGGTAGAAGGTCAAGGAACAACCAATATGGAAACAGGTGCTCGTGCTGAAGATTCCTCACGTAAGAAGCAAAAACGTTCCTAAAAATAAAAGGGGTCTGACTCAAACTAATTTTTGTAAACTAGTCGAGTCAGACCTATTATATTTTAGAATTAAGCCTCATTGTACATTTCGGCGATTTCCTTTTGAAGCTTCGTATCATCAAGATACTCATCATAGGTCAATTGTTTATCAATCACGCCATTTGGTGTAATTTCAATGATGCGGTTGGCGATTGTTTGAATAAATTGATGATCGTGAGATGAGAAAATTAATGAACCTTTAAAGTTTATCAAGCCATTATTTAATGCCGTAATGGATTCAAGGTCTAAGTGGTTTGTAGGCTCATCAAGCAATAGAACGTTTGCGCCACTTAACATCATTTTTGAAAGCATACAGCGAACCTTTTCGCCACCTGATAGTACATTCGCCTTCTTTAAAACTTCTTCACCAGAAAATAACATTCTACCAAGGAAGCCGCGTAGGAAGCTTTCGCTGTCATCTTTAGGTGAGAATTGACGAAGCCAGTCAACAAGGTTTAGCTCACTGCTTTCAAAGAATTCAGCATTATCCTTCGGGAAATACGCTTGGGAAGTTGTGACACCCCATTTATAAGATCCACTATCTGCCTCAAGTTCTTCCGGTTAAGATTTTAAATAAAGCTGTTTTCGCTGCTTCATTAGGTCCAACAAGAGCAATTTTGTCACCTTTGTTCATAATCAGATTGAAGTCCTTTAATACAGAAACCCCATCTAAATCCTTGTTTACACCTTCAACTCGTAATAAATCATTTCCGATTTCGCGTTCAGGTGTAAATCCAACATAAGGATATTTTCTTGAAGACGGACGAATATCGTCTAACGATATTTTATCTAATAATTTTTTACGTGAAGTTGCTTGCTTTGATTTAGATGCATTCGCACTAAAACGGGCAATAAAGGCTTGGAGTTCTTTAATTTTTTCTTCTTTCTTTTTATTAGCGTCCTGTGTCATTTTAAGTGCTAATTGGCTGGACTCATACCAGAAATCATAGTTACCGACATAGATTTGAATTTTTCCAAAGTCTAAATCAGCAATATGTGTACATACCTTGTTTAAAAAGTGACGGTCATGGGAAACAACAATCACTGTATTTTCAAAATTAATTAGGAACTCTTCTAACCATTGAATCGCCTTAATATCAAGATGGTTTGTAGGCTCATCAAGTAATAAAACATCCGGTTTGCCAAAAAGAGCTTGCGCAAGCAATACTTTTACCTTTTCGCCACCAGATAATTCAGCCATTGTTTTATAATGGAGATCTTCTTCGATTCCCAAACCTTTTAAAAGAATCGCTGCTTCAGATTCCGCTTCCCAACCATTTAATTCTGCAAATTCTCCTTCAAGTTCCGCGGCTCTCATACCATCTTCATCAGTAAAATCAGCCTTCATATAAATGGCATCTTTTTCTTGCATTATTTCATAAAGTCTTGTGTGGCCCATGATAACGACCTTTAACACTTCATGTTCTTCATATTCAAAATGGTTTTGTTTTAAAACTGCAAGTCTTTCGCCTGGTCCCATTGAAACGTTACCTGATTGCGCCTCAATTTCTCCTGACAATATTTTGAGAAATGTTGATTTTCCAGCGCCGTTTGCACCAATTAAACCGTAGCAATTGCCAGGATTAAATTTAATATTCACATCCTCGAACAACTTGCGGTCTCCGTACCGTAAACCTACATTACTAACTGTAATCATTTATAATCCTCCAAAAACATAATCTACGAAATTATAACATAAAAAACGGACAGAGCGAACGATTTAGAGATATTAATGGTTCTTTCCACATACTAGTGGAGTAAAATGATAATACAGAAAATTCAAGAATGCAAAAAATTTGGTTTCTTTTTTTGATTTTTTCATTTTTTTTACTACAATTTGGTGTACAATAATAGTAATGAATCGGGTAGGATAAAGGGGTTATGATGATGGTTAAAAATCATTTAGTTGATTTCGTCAACAAATTAAAAGAATCAGGAATTAACGTCAGCTTTACAAAGCCTAGATCTCAGTTTGTTTTAACACTAGTTCAACCGAATCATGCTCCATCAATGACGATTAAATCTTAACATAAAAACAAGCGGTGAATGTTCTTTCACCGCTTGTTTTTTATATTTCCTTCATGATTTTATTGAACACTTCTTTATTATTAAAGTCTTCTCCCATTGGGAACTTCTTAATAAACTTATTGTTTTCGTCGACTAAGAAGGTAAGGGATGTATGTACAAAATATCCATCTCCAGGGTCGCGGAATTGGAATTTAAATGGTTCTGCTGCTGACTTAATTTCTTTCAAGTCTTGCTTAATATTGTTAGGGTCACCAGTTAAAAAGATCCAGTTACCGTCATTTTCAATATCAAAGTTTTTCATGTAGGTTGTTAATGCTTCAGGTGTATCGTTATATGGATCAATTGTTATCGTAATAAATTGTATCTTATCCCCAAAGACACCCTCTTTTTCTAGTTGCTTTTTTAATAAATTCATTTTTTGTGTGGTCGTTGGACAAATATCGGGACAATTAATATACATAAATTCAACCAATTTTAGCTTTTTATCAGCTTCTTTAAATACGTATGGATCCCCATTTTGTGTAACTAAAGATACGTTGTCTGGGATTGTTGCATTCGCGTCCCGTAAGACGAAAAAAAGAATTCCAGAGGTAATACCTAATATGATAAGCGCTGTGGATATAAAATATACTTTCTTCACCAAAATCCCTCCCCATTTAAAGATAAGGAAAAAACTCACATAATCATATGGACATTTTGTGAACACTTTCGATATAATTCCAATTTTCTAGAAATTAAGAAGAAATGTTTGTAAAAAAATAAAATTCTGAATATATTGATAAATAACGAAAATTAGGATAGTATTATTTAAATATATAGATAAAATTAAATCTGTGTTTATAGGGGAAAAGGAGATCTTCTTACATTAATGTGGGTGAACACTGCCTGTTCATTCGTTATTTGAATAAAGGGGGATTTCTTTTGAAATTAGGAAGAGTCATGTTTATTTTGCTTCAGCTGTTTATTTTGCTATTGATAAACAAAGTTGGGTTTATCGTTGTGGATGTTATTCATCTTCCCATACCTGGAAATGTTATGGGGATGCTGCTTCTTTTCATTTTATTATCTACCGGTGCTGTAAAGTTAACGTGGGTTGACGAGGTCTCGACTTTTTTAATAAAGCATTTATCATTCTTTTTTATTCCTGTTTCTGTTGGCTTGATGACCCTCGCACCATTATTTCTAAAGAACGGTTTAGCACTGCTTGTTGTTCTAGTTATCAGTACATTAGTTGGAATTCTCGTATCAGGATCTCTTTCGCAGGCGCTAGTAAATAGAAAGGAAGCGATCCGAAGTGAACAGCATCATCACCATCTATAGTATTAGTTTAACAGTCGTTGTATATTGTTTGGTTAGAAAAGTATCTCAAAGGTACCCGTCTCCTTTTACTACACCTGTTTTCCTAGGGACGGCCATTGTGATTTTGATTCTCCTTGGTAGCTCGGTAACCTATAATGAATACGTTACTGCAAAGGATATCATGACTTATCTCCTTGGACCTGCAACAGTGGCACTAGCCGTACCGCTATATCGGAATCGTGGCCTTTTGAGGAAGTATCTTATTCCCGCAATCGTTGGTTTATCCATGGGGACAACGGTAACGATATTGCTTGCCATCTATATTGCAAAAATGTTTCATTTAGCAAAGTATATGTTGGCTTCTCTTAGTATTAAGTCCGTAACGATTCCAGTAGCATCGGAGATTTCGAAAATCATTGGTGCAGATGCCATTCTAGTTGCAGGTATTGTCATGATGACTGGTATGTGTGGTGCGATGTTCGGTCCGTGGTTGATGAATAAATTTAACATTCATCATCCGTTTGCAAGAGGCTTGGCCATTGGGGCAATGGCGCATGGGATTGGAACAGCAGAGGTTGCGAAAGAGGGGGAATTACAAGGAGCTGTAGCTGGAGTTGCAATGGGTATTGCAGCCATCCTGATTTCTACGGTACTTCCATTTGTATTACCTCATTTAATATAGAAAAGATGATTTCCTGAAATTTAGCATTACCTGAACTGGCATACTCGCGTAGTATGTCTTTTTTTGTGGGAAAAATAATTGTGCTTATCGTGATAAAAAAATAGTATGCGATTTTTTATTAAGACTGAGTTAAAGAACCTTGTTGATTTTTGAGCACTCTCTTGTTGGAGTAGAAGGTGCGAGACTCCCCGCGGAAAGGGAGCACCTGGAGCGGAAATCAACAGACATGTTAACCCAGCCTTTATTGCATTAGCTATCTCACATTGGTGATGGTACAATAAATTTTGCACATTCGTGTGAATTTGTTTTTACAGCAGGAGAGGGTAACATGGAAACGAATAAAGTTAGACGAAATATCCTAACCATGAAGGGATTTTATTTATTCACTTTCTTTGGAGTCGGCAGTCTTTATCCATTATTAAGTGTTTATTTAAATGAAGTAGAAGGGTTAACTGGCTACCAAATTGGAACAATCATGTCGATTAGTCCGATTATGATGATTTTTTTTCAACCGATTTGGGGGATGATTGCTGACATAACAAATTCTCCAGTCAAAATATTAACTGGAACAACACTAGTTGCAGGAGTATTCTCGCTTGGATACTTACTTAATCATGCATTTTATTGGTTTATAATCGTGGCCATAATGGTAGCTTTGTTTCAAAGTGCAATCATCCCGATCTCTGATAGCATCACCTTAAAATATTCCAATAAAGTTAGAGTAAATTATGGGAGTATTCGATTGTTTGGGTCATTAGGATTTGGTTTGGCAGTATTTTTTATGGGGCGCCTTTCTGAAATTGATGAAACGGTGATTTTTTATAGTTTTTTTATTTCGCTTACTCTTTCGGCTATTTTATCTAGTAAGTTGCCAAAAGAGAAAGCGATGGGACAAAAACAGCCACTACTAGCAGGCATTAAAGAAATGTTAACTTTTAAAAAATTTATTATTTTTTTAGTGATAACTTTTTTGATTTTTGGACCAAATCTTGCAAATAATACGTATTTTGGATTATTTGTAGAAGAACAAGGTGGGACCTATACTGGAATTGGAATAGCGTTTCTTATTGCAGTACTTTCTGAAATCCCATTTATGAAATTAGCGGGTGCATGGATACATAGACTGGGATTATTGCAGGTTGCCACAATCGCAGGCGTTATTTCATTATTAAGATGGTTTTTCTATTATACAGAGCCAAGTCTGCCTATCGTATATCTCACGGCAATTATGCAAGGCCTGTCAGTCGGTTTATTTATTCCTGCTGGACTTCAATATATACGGGACATAACCCCGGTACAAATGACAGCTACTGCAGTTACTATTTATTCGGCGATTGGAAATGGCTTTGGAAATTGGTTTAGCACTTTCTTTGGTGGATTTTTTTATGACCAAGGAGGAATAAAGATGGTATATTTGTTCTTCAGTGTATTAGCTTTGATTGGGGTAGTATTAAGTATTTGGTTAATAAAGATTGAAAAGGAAGACCCATCAAAACATAAAGTTTTGGCGAGGAATTAGTTCAAAATATTTAATTGGATAAACACTCTTTCTTAGAAAATAATAAAAAGACCATGATGATTTATATAAATTGAAGGAGTGGATAATTTGAATAAAAAGTTAACGTCCTTGAATTATGAAACAACTGCTCCAAAACAATCAACCGTTACGGTTCAAACTGACAGTGCTCTTCCAAATCCAAAAAGTATTCCAGGCGATTCGGTGAATGAACACAAACAGTTAGAACTAGCCAATGCCATATTGGCGGGGGATGAAATAAAACAACAAAACGAAAATTTATAAAAAAAACGGCCGCATTGGGCCGTTTTTTATTCTTCTTTTTTTGATAAACAGCGGTCACATTCCGATAGATATGATTCCGCTTGCTCAAACATGCTCTCGCCACATTCTGGACAAGTTTTATTCGGTAATGTACGGAAAAACTCAACCGGGCTTTGGATTAACATTTAGAATTCCTCCTTTTTAGAAAGACAACGATCACATTCTTGGATATAAGATTGCTCTTGTTCGTTCATATGGCTCCCACATTCTGGACAAACCTTTGTAGACCCTTGGCGGAAATTTTCAACTGGATTTTGATAAATCATTTATATTCCTCCTTTTTATAATACAGATTATTTAAGTTTTCTTCTGTTGTAATACAGTATATTATGATTTGTTGTGTTTGTATAGCCCTTTTTTCGAAAAAATCTAAAAATTTAAAAAATAATTCTTTTGGATTAAATGGGAATAATCAAAAGTAAAAAAAGGAATATGAGAAAGTAAAGAAATTATTTTAGGAAAATGCATGTTTTGTAGAAAATTGTTGAAAAATCGTCAAATTTCACTTCCATTCATAGTGGGAATCTATTACAATCGTTATATAGATATGACAAAAGTTTGATTGGAGAGATGGAAATGGTTGCTACCTCAAGCCCGATTCTAATGATGGTTACGATCATATTAACAATGATGTCGTCATATGCAGCATTAGATCTATTTTCATTGTTGGATTCATCAGATCGGAATAAAAGATTATTATTTTTGGGTGGCACGTTTTCATTAGGGATCGGAATTTGGGTAATGAATTTTTTCGGAATGTTATCTGGAAATATGAATGGTTCGCTAAGTATTCAATTTCAAATTGTCATATTAGCAATCATACTTTCCGTTTCGTTTACTGGAATGGGGCTTTATTCAGTGACAGGAAAATCGATTAAAATGATTAATCTTGCACTTGGAAGCTTTTTTATGACGATGGCCGTTTTTTCAAACTATGTAATTGGCTTGTATTCCCTGAATATAGGTGTTCAATATAATAAGGCTATCATATTATTAGCACTCATTTTAATCTTTGCTGGTTTTTTGTTTTCGTTTTGGATGCTGTTTTATACAAAGAGCTATGTAAGAACTCATCATATTTGGTTAAAACCAATCGGAGCCTTCATTATTGCAGCCAGTATTGTTCAAGGTCACTTCTTGTTCATCCGCGCATCGAGATTTATCTATGATCCACAAAACGAAATACAGCAGATAGCGTCTGAAAACTTAATTTTTTATTTAATATTATTTGTATCGATTATTATTTTAGTAGGATTGCTAAGTACAAGTGCACTAATAAGTAAACGTCTTGCAACTAGCGATACGAACTTAAAGGACATTACAGCAGCACTTGATGAATCTGCCATAGTAGCCATTACGGACTCAAAGGGGATTATAACCTTTGTCAATGACAAATTCGTGGAAATATCGAAATATTCCAAGGATGAGTTGATGGGTGAGGATCATCGAATATTAAACTCAGGAACTCATTCGAAAAAATTTTTTACAGATATGTGGGCAACCATTGGAAAAGGGATGGTTTGGAAGGGTGAAATCCGTAATAAAGCTAAGGATGGATCGCTATATTGGGTGTATACAACCATCATTCCCTCACTAGATAAAAAGGGGAAACCGTATCAATACGTTTCAATCCGGCATGATATTACTGCACGAAAAGAAGCAGAGGCCAATTTGCGAAATTCGATGAAAGAAATTAGTGATATTAAATTTGCGCTTGATCAATCCTCAATTATTGCCTTTACAGATGAAAAGGGAAGAATTACAAGTGTAAATGATAAATTTTGTGAAATTTCCAAGTATGATCGCAGTGAGTTAATTGGGATGGATCACAGACTGTTAAACTCTGGCTATCATCCAAAGACTTTTTTTAGGGATTTATGGCAAACGATAGGACGTGGCGATGTTTGGAAAGGTGAAATAAAAAACGTGGCAAAGGACGGCAGTTTTTATTGGGTTGACACGACGATTGTTCCTTTCCTAAATGATCAAGGAAAACCGTACCAGTATTTGGCGATTCGCAATGATATTACAGAACGAAAGAAAACAGAGGAGACCTTGCATCGCCAGGACAAGCTAGCCGCTGTTGGTCAATTAGCTGCTGGAGTAGCTCATGAAATTCGTAATCCTCTGACTTCAATTAAAGGGTATGCTGAATTTTTACAGCTGGATGAAAAGAACCCAGAAAGGCTTGAGTTCCTTGATATTATTTTAGATGAGATTGAGCGTGTCAATACGATCGTCGAGGAATTTATGGTTTTAGCTAAACCAAAGGCTGCTAATTTGGAAGAAAAGAATATTGTTCCGATCATAAAAAATGTCCTGAATCTGCTGTCATTTGAAGCCAGAAAAAAGCATGTTAAACTTCATTTTTCCTCCTGTGAGGATATCATCCAAGTGGAATGTGACGAAGATCGTTTAAAACAAGTCTTTTTAAATCTTGTGAAAAATGGGATTGAAGCAATGCCAAATGGGGGCGACCTAAGGATATTTACGAACGTTCGTGATCAAAAGGTGGAAATCTCAATCCAAGATAGTGGCATAGGAATTCCTGAAGAAAAAATAAAAAAGCTAGGGGAACCATTTTATACAACAAAAGAGAACGGGAATGGACTTGGTCTAATGGTTACCTTCAAAATTATAGAAAGTCACAATGGCAGTGTGTATATTGAAAGTGAAGTAGACAAAGGAACAACCTTTAATATTGTATTGCCAGCAAGACCTGCATAATAACGTGAGCTGTATCACAGCTTACGTTATTTTTTTCACATAAAATGTACGAAAACGTTCTAAAATATTTTAACATATTCACGTATATTTCTATTAATATAGTGTTAGGGTTTATTATTTTAAAGAAATGCAATAGGAGGGGAAGCTGTGAATACTGGGATTTTTAAAACAGTATGCGGTTATTGTGGTACTGGTTGTGGACTTTTAGTTGAAGTTGAAGACAACCAGATTAAAAGAATTAGAGGAGACAAAGAAGCTCCTGTTAATCAAGGTCAAACATGTGTTAAAGGTGCATTTGCCTATAAATATGTAC
The DNA window shown above is from Bacillus sp. T3 and carries:
- a CDS encoding agmatinase family protein, producing the protein MQSFPLNPPPFYWKQSRSSPDLRVHEWIHQMEGHDHFLSDQKWDVVMVGVPLSRTSISPSAASEFPEAFRRSWKSFSTYNIDYDLDIQSLSVADLGDVSIHVTNNQKSHQNIKIISKWMRSTFTGSFPVAIGGDHSITAMLVAGIKECEPSTKIGILQFDTHLDLRDLLDHGPTNGTPIRNLIQSGIVAGDHVYNIGVHGYFNAPSLIQYAKNQGVHYITLREARKCGIQRTVERALNELYDKVDFIYLTVDMDVLDIGVAQGAPASTPGGMGTHELFEAVYIAGQCPKVRAMDIVCLDPLRDANSQATVKAGTHVFLSCLSGIFQRKTNGNDPTKNSTE
- a CDS encoding D-alanyl-D-alanine carboxypeptidase family protein, with protein sequence MRKIFITLLIVLSFCTAQAPVLAQHQDDLQLKSEAAVLMDSQTGAILYGKNATEKMYPASLTKIATAIYAIEKGNLNDIVTVSENAYNTEGTKVYLEIGEKVPLHHLLQGLLINSGNDAAVAIAEHLDGNVENFSVNLNEYLKDKIGVKDTHFVNPHGLYDENHYTTAADLAKITSYAMKNKDFKEIFGTKELTWDGLTWDTTLITHHQMLKGEIPYPGVTGGKTGFVNESKQTLATTVDNGQLQFTAIVLKTDYKRDIYNDTKQLFDYGFQHFKRSQLAESDTFKIQDKVFKPRGLVLITEPIEGVKYEVSNKGMLRVQTPENETIQEIQLVPNQKQLKKQKVIPSSENNAPFKSMNVFFGTIAVLATGAAFSVRKK
- the modB gene encoding molybdate ABC transporter permease subunit, which encodes MIKLNQNYWTPVKLSLQISSVAVLIVLIIGIAAAIFMTQKNFRGKIVLETIMLLPLVLPPTVVGFILIMVFGVQSPVGQFFEALFGQSIMFTWWAALIAAIVVSFPLMYQSAKTGIQSVDRDIEEAARIDGANNIKVLLAITLPLSIKSIVSGFILAFARALGEFGATFMFAGNLPGKTQTIPIAVYVALESGKVELAWLFVITIIIISFFMLILTTIIK
- a CDS encoding YkuS family protein; this translates as MAKIGVEQSLTDVQQALREKGYDIVELKQEQDAQGCDCCVITGLDSNVMGMSGTTTSASVIEANGLTADEICQQVEKRIQ
- a CDS encoding YuzL family protein; translated protein: MSKRKKDPSTIGLSSPQVEGQGTTNMETGARAEDSSRKKQKRS
- a CDS encoding SCO family protein; its protein translation is MKKVYFISTALIILGITSGILFFVLRDANATIPDNVSLVTQNGDPYVFKEADKKLKLVEFMYINCPDICPTTTQKMNLLKKQLEKEGVFGDKIQFITITIDPYNDTPEALTTYMKNFDIENDGNWIFLTGDPNNIKQDLKEIKSAAEPFKFQFRDPGDGYFVHTSLTFLVDENNKFIKKFPMGEDFNNKEVFNKIMKEI
- a CDS encoding CidA/LrgA family protein yields the protein MKLGRVMFILLQLFILLLINKVGFIVVDVIHLPIPGNVMGMLLLFILLSTGAVKLTWVDEVSTFLIKHLSFFFIPVSVGLMTLAPLFLKNGLALLVVLVISTLVGILVSGSLSQALVNRKEAIRSEQHHHHL
- a CDS encoding LrgB family protein, whose amino-acid sequence is MNSIITIYSISLTVVVYCLVRKVSQRYPSPFTTPVFLGTAIVILILLGSSVTYNEYVTAKDIMTYLLGPATVALAVPLYRNRGLLRKYLIPAIVGLSMGTTVTILLAIYIAKMFHLAKYMLASLSIKSVTIPVASEISKIIGADAILVAGIVMMTGMCGAMFGPWLMNKFNIHHPFARGLAIGAMAHGIGTAEVAKEGELQGAVAGVAMGIAAILISTVLPFVLPHLI
- a CDS encoding major facilitator superfamily domain-containing protein 6, which codes for METNKVRRNILTMKGFYLFTFFGVGSLYPLLSVYLNEVEGLTGYQIGTIMSISPIMMIFFQPIWGMIADITNSPVKILTGTTLVAGVFSLGYLLNHAFYWFIIVAIMVALFQSAIIPISDSITLKYSNKVRVNYGSIRLFGSLGFGLAVFFMGRLSEIDETVIFYSFFISLTLSAILSSKLPKEKAMGQKQPLLAGIKEMLTFKKFIIFLVITFLIFGPNLANNTYFGLFVEEQGGTYTGIGIAFLIAVLSEIPFMKLAGAWIHRLGLLQVATIAGVISLLRWFFYYTEPSLPIVYLTAIMQGLSVGLFIPAGLQYIRDITPVQMTATAVTIYSAIGNGFGNWFSTFFGGFFYDQGGIKMVYLFFSVLALIGVVLSIWLIKIEKEDPSKHKVLARN
- the yhfH gene encoding protein YhfH, translated to MLIQSPVEFFRTLPNKTCPECGESMFEQAESYLSECDRCLSKKEE
- the yhfH gene encoding protein YhfH yields the protein MIYQNPVENFRQGSTKVCPECGSHMNEQEQSYIQECDRCLSKKEEF